A stretch of the Desulforamulus ferrireducens genome encodes the following:
- a CDS encoding DnaJ family domain-containing protein has product MDILAILAENKIREAIANGDLNNLPGSGKPIKLEDLSHVPEELRAGYSILKNAGVLPEEMELKKEIITLQKLIDCCQGNEDRKQLVKKLNEKILRFDLMMDRRKTCSAGLTQYRDKIYRKFGGY; this is encoded by the coding sequence ATGGATATTCTAGCAATACTGGCGGAAAACAAAATCCGTGAAGCAATAGCCAATGGCGATCTAAATAATTTACCTGGCAGCGGCAAACCTATAAAGTTGGAAGATTTGTCTCATGTACCTGAGGAGTTAAGAGCAGGCTACAGCATATTAAAAAATGCAGGGGTACTTCCCGAAGAAATGGAGCTAAAAAAAGAAATCATTACCCTGCAAAAGTTAATCGATTGCTGTCAGGGTAATGAGGACAGAAAGCAGTTAGTGAAAAAACTTAATGAAAAAATTCTTAGATTTGATTTAATGATGGACCGAAGAAAAACCTGTTCTGCCGGTCTTACTCAGTATCGAGATAAAATCTACCGCAAGTTTGGCGGCTATTAA
- a CDS encoding DUF3795 domain-containing protein, translated as MDYQQIVKEIAPCGLDCQRCAAYSQGEIKELSAQLLSKLGKYERLAKIMSAKQPAFAHYQSFKDILTFFSQASCDGCRSNASACPVDCLAKTCHKEKGVDFCFQCKEFPCTGQNNPMLRKRWLQKNNRMKEIGVVEFYHEQKKLPRY; from the coding sequence ATGGATTATCAACAAATAGTCAAAGAGATTGCGCCTTGCGGCTTGGATTGCCAGAGATGTGCGGCATATTCCCAAGGTGAGATTAAAGAGTTGAGTGCCCAGTTACTCAGTAAGTTGGGGAAATATGAAAGATTGGCTAAAATAATGAGTGCCAAGCAACCAGCTTTTGCCCACTATCAATCATTCAAAGATATTCTTACATTCTTCTCCCAAGCCTCCTGTGATGGCTGTAGAAGTAATGCATCGGCCTGTCCGGTGGATTGCCTGGCTAAGACTTGCCATAAGGAAAAAGGGGTGGATTTTTGTTTTCAATGTAAAGAGTTTCCTTGCACCGGACAAAACAATCCAATGCTAAGGAAACGTTGGTTGCAAAAGAATAATCGTATGAAAGAAATTGGTGTGGTGGAATTTTACCATGAACAAAAAAAGCTGCCACGCTATTAG
- a CDS encoding YifB family Mg chelatase-like AAA ATPase has translation MLAIIDSVALLGLDGQRVRVEVDVSSGLPALDIVGLPDAAVREAKDRVRTAIKNSGLDFPIQRITVNLAPADLRKEGPFFDLPIAVGILAATAQINPELPKEFLFIGELSLDGSVRGVHGVLPLVLAARELGINKVVVSLENAPEAALVQDVQIFGVETLAGLAAALRGEEELQPFKPEETFSSPALEEEELDYSDVKGHLVAKRALEVAAAGGHNVLMLGSPGCGKTMLARRLPSILPDLTFEEAIEVTKIYSLAGQLSSDNPLVRKRPFRAPHHTSSAASIIGGGRVPRPGEISLAHHGVLFMDELPEFHKNTLEALRQPLEDGCVSVSRVAASVSFPANIMLVGSANPCPCGYLLDKEKECSCTPFQVQKYLHRISGPLLDRIDIHLEVPKLSYSELNETTPGESSQAIKARVEKAREVQRKRFSDRSISCNAAMGAREVRQFCKLDQAGASLLKEAFKKMSLSARSHDRILKVARTIADLENSELILVHHLAEAIQYRGLDRLFRM, from the coding sequence GTGCTGGCTATTATTGATAGTGTAGCATTACTGGGCTTGGACGGACAGCGGGTAAGGGTAGAGGTGGATGTGTCCAGCGGTTTGCCTGCCCTGGATATTGTTGGACTACCGGACGCCGCCGTTAGAGAAGCCAAGGATAGGGTTCGGACGGCTATTAAAAATTCCGGCCTGGATTTTCCTATTCAGAGAATTACGGTAAATCTAGCGCCGGCAGATTTACGTAAGGAAGGACCCTTTTTTGACCTGCCCATTGCCGTAGGTATTTTAGCTGCCACGGCACAAATAAATCCGGAGCTTCCCAAGGAGTTTTTGTTTATCGGCGAGCTTTCCTTGGATGGTTCTGTGCGGGGTGTCCATGGGGTGCTTCCTTTAGTCCTGGCAGCCAGGGAATTGGGTATTAATAAGGTGGTTGTCTCGCTGGAAAACGCCCCAGAAGCTGCACTTGTCCAGGATGTACAGATATTTGGAGTTGAGACTCTGGCTGGTCTTGCTGCTGCACTGAGGGGTGAAGAGGAACTTCAACCCTTTAAGCCGGAAGAGACATTCTCCTCCCCTGCTTTAGAAGAAGAGGAGCTAGATTATTCAGATGTGAAGGGGCATCTGGTAGCCAAGCGGGCCTTGGAAGTGGCCGCCGCCGGGGGGCACAATGTTTTGATGCTGGGTAGTCCTGGCTGTGGTAAGACCATGTTGGCCCGGAGACTTCCGTCTATTTTGCCTGATTTAACTTTCGAAGAAGCCATTGAGGTTACCAAAATTTATAGTTTAGCCGGACAACTGAGCTCAGACAATCCTTTGGTTAGAAAACGCCCCTTTCGCGCACCTCACCACACCTCTTCGGCTGCCAGTATTATCGGTGGGGGGCGGGTACCTAGGCCGGGGGAAATAAGTTTAGCCCATCACGGGGTCTTATTTATGGATGAACTGCCGGAGTTTCATAAAAATACTTTGGAAGCATTAAGACAACCGTTGGAAGATGGCTGTGTCAGTGTTTCCAGAGTAGCTGCCAGCGTTTCCTTCCCGGCTAATATTATGTTAGTGGGTTCAGCTAACCCCTGTCCCTGCGGCTATCTGCTGGATAAAGAAAAGGAGTGCAGCTGCACTCCCTTTCAGGTGCAAAAGTATCTACATCGAATTAGTGGACCATTATTAGATCGTATTGATATTCATTTAGAGGTTCCTAAATTATCCTACTCAGAGTTAAATGAAACAACACCCGGTGAATCATCCCAAGCAATTAAAGCTAGGGTTGAAAAAGCCAGAGAGGTTCAACGGAAAAGATTCAGTGATCGCTCCATCAGTTGTAATGCTGCTATGGGTGCCAGGGAGGTACGGCAATTTTGTAAGTTGGATCAGGCAGGGGCTAGCTTGCTTAAGGAGGCTTTTAAAAAAATGTCCCTTAGTGCCCGTTCCCACGATAGAATTCTGAAGGTAGCACGAACTATTGCCGATTTAGAAAACAGCGAATTAATCTTAGTTCATCATTTAGCAGAAGCCATACAGTACAGGGGTTTAGACCGGTTGTTTAGAATGTGA
- a CDS encoding tetratricopeptide repeat protein has product MGIRKIILTLCLLFSLPLAAQANDQLPGSTNGTTPIFMFHEIGEGPNNLYVPEQDFERLMDFLSKEGYRTVTVSQLLDHKMNRGENDKLIALTFDDGYASFYNKAFPILKKYNFNATAFIITDMVNTPNHMTWQQLRKILNGGIEVGSHSQTHPYLSKLDDAVLKSQVAGSKQRLEEMLNKQVTAFCYPYGDFNEEVIEAVKEAGYKLAVTVHTDISSKKDALYQLPRVNVYGGMTNHTLDSFLKMTPGQLDANLASYFQAVDLNENDANAYFNRAMAFANLGKQNEAIEDYTKAIELNPNLAEAYNGRGYAYSKLGQYDQAIADYTKSCELIPNFSYAYNNRGSTYLLSGKYQEAIEDFSRVAEMDPTFPYLHFTYKKRGYAYAQLQDYEKALTDCNKSLELKNDYADAYYCRGYVYYLCGDYENSLNDLQKAIELDNSQAVYFYNLSKTYAALGQESLAKSMLQKSLELELAAATK; this is encoded by the coding sequence TTGGGAATCAGAAAAATTATCCTTACTTTGTGCTTGCTGTTTTCTCTACCCCTGGCGGCCCAGGCCAATGATCAATTGCCTGGTTCCACCAATGGCACCACACCTATTTTTATGTTTCATGAAATTGGCGAAGGACCAAATAATCTTTACGTTCCTGAACAGGATTTTGAGCGATTAATGGATTTTTTAAGTAAAGAAGGTTACCGGACAGTCACGGTATCACAATTACTGGACCATAAAATGAACCGTGGAGAAAATGATAAGCTCATTGCCCTTACCTTTGATGATGGTTATGCTTCTTTTTATAACAAAGCATTTCCTATTCTCAAGAAATACAATTTCAATGCCACAGCGTTTATTATTACTGACATGGTGAATACTCCTAACCATATGACTTGGCAACAACTGAGAAAGATTTTAAATGGGGGGATTGAGGTAGGAAGCCATTCCCAAACCCATCCCTACTTGTCCAAACTGGACGATGCAGTGTTAAAAAGCCAAGTGGCTGGTTCCAAGCAAAGGCTGGAAGAGATGTTAAATAAACAGGTTACTGCTTTCTGTTACCCCTATGGCGATTTTAATGAGGAAGTAATAGAGGCGGTAAAGGAAGCAGGTTATAAGTTAGCCGTTACGGTTCATACCGATATTTCATCAAAAAAAGATGCCCTTTACCAGTTACCCAGGGTAAATGTCTATGGTGGTATGACTAACCATACTTTAGATAGCTTTCTAAAGATGACTCCCGGACAATTAGATGCTAACCTGGCCAGTTACTTTCAAGCGGTAGATTTAAATGAAAATGACGCTAATGCTTATTTTAATAGAGCCATGGCCTTTGCCAACCTGGGCAAACAAAATGAAGCCATTGAAGATTATACAAAAGCCATAGAGCTAAATCCTAATCTGGCTGAAGCATATAACGGCAGAGGCTACGCTTATAGTAAGCTGGGCCAATATGACCAGGCCATAGCAGATTATACTAAGTCCTGTGAGCTAATACCTAACTTCTCCTATGCCTATAACAACAGAGGAAGTACCTATCTATTGAGCGGTAAATACCAAGAAGCCATTGAAGATTTTAGTCGAGTGGCTGAGATGGATCCTACTTTTCCCTATCTGCATTTCACTTACAAAAAGCGGGGATATGCCTATGCTCAACTGCAGGACTATGAAAAAGCACTAACTGACTGTAATAAATCTCTTGAACTAAAAAATGATTATGCCGATGCTTATTATTGCAGAGGTTATGTCTATTATTTATGTGGTGATTACGAGAATTCACTTAATGATTTGCAAAAAGCTATTGAACTGGATAACAGCCAAGCAGTTTACTTCTATAACTTAAGTAAAACCTATGCTGCTTTAGGACAAGAATCTCTGGCAAAAAGTATGTTACAGAAGTCCTTGGAATTAGAACTGGCAGCAGCTACTAAATAA
- a CDS encoding copper amine oxidase N-terminal domain-containing protein, producing MLNHLKTLSLSGVLTVFCLLYFVLPAWANDIIIPVGERNISVNGKPYTMDAPSFLEQGRLYVSSRSLANMLQADVKWQDKMDYQSITFNQNGHSVVFLIGNNNYLVKHREFYTSLEEMDAPPLLIGEKSYIPVRFLLENLGYRVSNDNNSLLAKFTGEFTKEGFVIPLESSLQNIKAYQADILLELVVENNMDLDKQMAEVKDILASQGINPLPVINEVSSYFSKGYVNTSYGLGDKVTVHGLGKGAILIRIWR from the coding sequence ATGCTAAATCATTTAAAAACTTTAAGTCTTTCAGGGGTCTTAACTGTTTTTTGCTTACTGTATTTTGTTCTTCCCGCCTGGGCCAATGACATTATCATACCGGTGGGTGAAAGAAACATTTCCGTTAATGGAAAACCATACACTATGGATGCTCCTTCCTTTCTGGAGCAGGGTAGGTTATATGTATCCTCCCGTTCTTTGGCCAACATGCTGCAGGCAGATGTGAAATGGCAGGACAAAATGGACTATCAAAGCATTACCTTTAACCAAAATGGCCATAGTGTGGTTTTTTTAATAGGTAACAACAACTACTTAGTTAAGCATCGGGAATTTTATACCAGCCTTGAGGAGATGGATGCCCCTCCCCTATTAATTGGTGAAAAATCGTATATACCTGTCAGGTTCCTGTTAGAAAACCTCGGTTACAGGGTGTCCAATGATAATAATTCCCTCCTGGCTAAATTCACGGGGGAGTTTACTAAAGAAGGTTTTGTTATTCCCTTAGAATCATCCCTGCAAAATATCAAAGCCTACCAGGCAGATATTCTACTGGAATTAGTAGTAGAAAATAACATGGACTTAGACAAGCAGATGGCGGAGGTAAAAGATATTTTAGCATCTCAGGGGATTAATCCTCTGCCTGTTATCAATGAGGTCAGTTCTTATTTTAGCAAAGGTTATGTCAATACTTCTTATGGTTTAGGGGATAAGGTTACTGTCCACGGTCTAGGGAAAGGTGCTATTTTAATAAGAATATGGAGATGA
- a CDS encoding cupin domain-containing protein: MFVSHVSKIEKIPMNAPGVSGATRQSLIGPAQGWEGWVMRQFSLSSGGHTPRHTHSWPHINYVLSGEGVLFLDGQEHKVAPGSVAYIPGGAEHQFMNKGDQELTFICIVPEEGDK, from the coding sequence ATGTTTGTCAGTCATGTCAGCAAAATTGAAAAGATTCCCATGAACGCACCTGGGGTAAGTGGTGCTACAAGGCAGTCCTTAATTGGACCGGCCCAGGGTTGGGAAGGTTGGGTGATGCGTCAGTTTTCCCTTTCTAGCGGTGGCCATACCCCCCGCCACACCCACTCCTGGCCACATATAAATTATGTTCTAAGTGGTGAAGGCGTTTTATTTTTAGATGGACAAGAACACAAGGTAGCACCTGGTTCCGTAGCTTATATCCCTGGTGGAGCTGAACACCAATTTATGAATAAAGGCGACCAGGAACTCACATTTATTTGCATTGTTCCTGAGGAAGGGGATAAGTAA